A stretch of the Kroppenstedtia eburnea genome encodes the following:
- a CDS encoding YheC/YheD family protein — MKSSAYTLGVVTCRSAGRTPPFSETGYFKDLTVEGDSAGIQLIIFPPMNVNWKNRQVTAWRYHQPVRRWLKEKHPIPQLIYDRCYYTDTTHYRTYKPYIDRLRQDPSVHLLGKPLGGKLQTHLMLQKSPPLSPYLLPTKKFGSTTDLISGMKLYTSVLIKPNGGSHGRGVAAITPRGRSFRVRGRSRSNRPFHLILHSGSSLIHWVGRFIGQTPYIIQPFLNLRSMDGRPFDIRILVQKNGEGKWVTTGTAVRTGRPGSLTSNLHGGGHAENTEKFLRKNYSPEKAKDILQSIQYLSENVPIQIEQEHGRLLELGLDVGVDRQGNVWLLEANSKPGRSVFLQTGEREVRRQSVRLPIQYALTLFKGLTGGSL, encoded by the coding sequence ATGAAATCCTCGGCTTACACTTTGGGGGTCGTCACTTGCCGATCGGCGGGGCGGACCCCTCCTTTCAGCGAAACCGGATACTTCAAGGACTTGACGGTGGAAGGAGATTCCGCAGGAATCCAGCTCATTATCTTCCCGCCAATGAATGTAAACTGGAAAAACCGTCAGGTGACAGCCTGGAGATATCACCAACCTGTTCGCAGATGGCTGAAGGAAAAGCATCCGATTCCCCAGCTGATTTATGACCGTTGTTATTATACGGACACCACCCATTACAGGACTTACAAGCCATATATCGACCGTTTGAGACAGGATCCGTCTGTCCACCTTTTGGGAAAACCCTTGGGCGGAAAGCTACAAACCCATCTGATGCTGCAAAAGAGTCCACCATTGTCGCCTTATCTCCTTCCCACCAAAAAATTCGGCTCCACAACGGATCTGATCTCAGGTATGAAACTGTACACTTCCGTCCTGATCAAACCCAACGGGGGCAGTCACGGCAGAGGGGTGGCCGCCATTACACCGCGGGGCCGGTCTTTCCGCGTACGAGGCCGCTCAAGGTCCAACCGGCCCTTTCATCTGATCCTCCATTCCGGAAGTTCCCTGATCCACTGGGTTGGAAGATTTATCGGTCAAACTCCATACATCATACAACCCTTCCTCAACCTGAGATCCATGGATGGCCGTCCCTTCGATATCCGAATCCTGGTGCAAAAGAACGGTGAAGGGAAATGGGTGACCACGGGGACGGCTGTCCGCACGGGAAGACCGGGTTCATTAACCTCCAACTTGCACGGCGGAGGTCACGCTGAGAACACAGAAAAGTTTTTGAGGAAAAATTACTCTCCGGAAAAAGCGAAGGATATTTTGCAGTCCATTCAATATTTGTCCGAAAATGTCCCCATACAGATTGAACAAGAACATGGAAGACTGTTGGAGCTGGGTCTGGATGTCGGCGTCGACCGTCAAGGAAATGTTTGGCTTCTGGAAGCCAACTCCAAACCCGGAAGAAGTGTTTTTCTCCAAACCGGAGAGCGGGAGGTTCGGCGGCAATCCGTTCGACTGCCCATCCAATACGCCTTGACCCTGTTCAAAGGGCTG